From Epinephelus lanceolatus isolate andai-2023 chromosome 2, ASM4190304v1, whole genome shotgun sequence, one genomic window encodes:
- the LOC117258533 gene encoding aspartate aminotransferase, mitochondrial: protein MVASWSCLPFTSVHILRGSAPKRSTTMALLKSNKVIYCLGNISPSLGVLSTRNSSWWGGVQMGPPDPILGVTEAFKRDTNPKKMNLGVGAYRDDQGKPFVLSCVRKAEAMIAAKQLDKEYLPIGGLGEFSKACAQLALGAENEVLKSGRSITVQTISGTGSLRIGANFLSRFHGGPRDVYLPKPSWGNHTPIFRDAGMQLKAYRYYEPATCGFDFKGALDDISKIPEHSVIMLHACAHNPTGVDPRPEQWKEISDIVKKKKLLVFFDMAYQGFASGDIDRDAWAVRYFIEQGHNILLSQSFAKNMGLYGERVGGFTVVCTDAEEAKRVESQLKILIRPIYSNPPMNGARIAATILNTPDLRTLWLEEVHGMANRIIKMREMLVSGLKKEGSTHNWQHVIDQIGMFCFTGLKPDQVERLTKEFSVYMTKDGRISMAGVTSGNVGYLAQGIHAVTK, encoded by the exons ATGGTAGCGTCGTGGTCGTGCCTGCCCTTCACATCCGTCCACATCCTACGAGGCTCTGCTCCCAAGCGCAGCACCACGATGGCCCTGCTCAAGTCAAACAAGGTGATCTACTGTCTGGGGAACATTTCCCCGTCCCTGGGAGTGCTGTCCACCCGCAACAG CTCATGGTGGGGTGGAGTGCAGATGGGTCCCCCCGATCCCATCCTGGGGGTGACTGAAGCCTTCAAGAGGGACACCAACCCCAAGAAGATGAACCTGGGAGTGGGAGCCTACAGGGATGACCAGGGCAAACCCTTTGTGCTCAGCTGTGTCCGCAAG GCAGAGGCTATGATTGCAGCCAAACAGCTGGATAAGGAGTACCTGCCCATTGGCGGTTTGGGGGAGTTTTCCAAGGCCTGCGCCCAGCTTGCTCTCGGTGCTGAAAATGAGGTCTTGAAGAGCGGCAGG AGCATCACTGTCCAGACCATCTCTGGAACTGGATCTCTGCGCATTGGAGCCAACTTTTTG TCTCGATTCCATGGAGGTCCTCGTGATGTGTACCTGCCCAAACCCTCCTGGGGAAACCACACACCCATCTTCAGAGATGCTGGCATGCAGCTCAAAGCATACAGATACTACGAGCCAGCCACCTGTGGCTTTGACTTCAAGGGAGCTCTTGATGACATTTCG aAAATCCCAGAGCACAGTGTGATCATGTTGCACGCTTGCGCCCACAACCCCACTGGTGTCGACCCCAGACCTGAGCAGTGGAAGGAGATTTCTGACATTGTGAAG aaaaaaaagctgctcGTGTTCTTTGACATGGCTTATCAGGGCTTTGCAAGCGGAGACATTGATCGTGATGCCTGGGCTGTTCGCTACTTCATTGAGCAGGGCCACAACATTCTGCTGTCCCAGTCCTTCGCCAAGAACATGGGGCTCTATG GTGAGCGTGTGGGAGGCTTCACTGTGGTGTGTACTGACGCAGAAGAGGCAAAGAGGGTGGAGTCTCAGCTTAAGATCCTCATCAGACCCATTTACTCCAACCCACCAATGAACGGCGCCAGAATTGCAGCAACCATCCTCAACACACCAGATCTGCGCACACTGTG GCTGGAGGAGGTCCATGGTATGGCTAACCGCATCATTAAGATGAGAGAAATGCTGGTGTCTGGTCTGAAAAAGGAGGGCTCCACCCACAACTGGCAGCACGTCATCGATCAGATCGGGATGTTCTGCTTCACAGGCCTCAAACCCGATcag GTTGAGCGCCTGACAAAGGAGTTTTCAGTGTACATGACCAAGGATGGCAGAATTTCCATGGCAGGCGTGACCTCTGGGAACGTTGGCTACCTGGCACAGGGGATCCATGCAGTCACCAAGTAG